Part of the Polaribacter sp. Hel1_33_78 genome is shown below.
ATAAGAACCTTTTTGACAAAGGGGTTATTTCCAGACAAGAATTTGAACAGATTGAACTTAATTACAATCAATCTAAGCAAGATTTAAAAAATGCTGAGAATGATTACATGATTATTAAAAGAGGATCAGCAAGTTCTGGAAGTGCCGCCAATACAAGTATAATTGCACAAATGTCTGGTACTATTTTGGAAATACCAGTTAAAGAAGGAGATCAAGTAATACAATCTAACAATTTTAATGCGGGTACCACTATAGCTTCAATTGCTGATATGAATAAGATGATATTTGAAGGTAAAGTAGATGAATCTGAGGTTGGTAAATTAATAAATGGAACAGCTATTGAAATTTCTTTAGGAGCAATTGAGGGTAAAAAATTTCCAGCAAACTTAAATTTTATTGCTCCAAAAGGAACAGAAGAAGCTGGTGCTGTTCAATTTAAAATTAAAGCAGATGTTGCTTTAGATGAAAATTATTTTATTAGAGCAGGTTACAGTGCAAATGCAGAAATAGTTTTAGAGAAAAAAGATAATGTAATGTCTATCAAAGAATCATTGCTTCAATTTGATAGAAAAACAGAAAAACCTTTTGTAGAGATTAAAAATGCAGAAGGCAAATTTGACAAGAAATTTATAGAATTAGGAACTTCTGATGGCGTTAATGTTGAAATTATAAAAGGTTTAACCATGGAAGATGAAATAAAGGTATGGAACAAGAAAACTGAAAAAGATGATGAAGATCAATTTAATTAATAATTAAAGTAAGCTCAATATTGAAAGGCATTCCCAAAAGGAATGTCTTTTTATTTTACCACCAAACCATAAAGAATTTTAAAATTTCTCCATTTTGTTTTTTTAACCAACAAAGTGGAGAAAATTTTCTATTTATATATTCTATTAATTCAATATCAAATTCATCGAATTTTAACCATGAAACATTTTTGTGAGGTATAATTATCCAATCTTTTTTAATAGGAATATAAAACTTACAATCTGTAAATTGATGCAATTCTTTTAAATTGCAATAAAAACCAGCAATACAATTATTATTTAAAGTTGAAAGTTTATTTTGATGTTGAAAAGGAACAAACAATTGTGCCTTAAAATATACTTGTTGCTCTATTTCTGAAGCCTCTAAATTGATACTGTTTAAATACGTTTTGCATTCATCAGAATAGAGTAGAGGTAGTTGTTTTTTTGATAGCTTCTCTAGTTTTTCTTTTAAAGAGTCTTTTCTATTAGGTCCAATAAAATGCTCAATTTCGGTTGTTCCCACACTTTCATCAAACAAATAAAATTTGTAAATAATTTCTAAATGAATAACTGTATTCTCTTTTTTAATAATGCAATCTAATTCCCCTAAAGTAATTTTATTTTGTTGAATTTGAATATTTTCACAAATAATAG
Proteins encoded:
- a CDS encoding efflux RND transporter periplasmic adaptor subunit; protein product: MKKILIFGSIAVALILVLIWFGKKNSASPITYETEKAFKTTIIKKSVATGKVTPLEEIEIKPQITGIIDKILLTEGSKVKKGDLIATVRVVPNEQSLISAKGRVNNIKIRVNNAKIQYNRNKNLFDKGVISRQEFEQIELNYNQSKQDLKNAENDYMIIKRGSASSGSAANTSIIAQMSGTILEIPVKEGDQVIQSNNFNAGTTIASIADMNKMIFEGKVDESEVGKLINGTAIEISLGAIEGKKFPANLNFIAPKGTEEAGAVQFKIKADVALDENYFIRAGYSANAEIVLEKKDNVMSIKESLLQFDRKTEKPFVEIKNAEGKFDKKFIELGTSDGVNVEIIKGLTMEDEIKVWNKKTEKDDEDQFN
- a CDS encoding DUF1853 family protein, with amino-acid sequence MYQKRKDIQKRYEGFLQTNCLWNGAIIYALNQFDIESKSTKIDAEINEKLRLGKYIERLVSFQLKQEESISIICENIQIQQNKITLGELDCIIKKENTVIHLEIIYKFYLFDESVGTTEIEHFIGPNRKDSLKEKLEKLSKKQLPLLYSDECKTYLNSINLEASEIEQQVYFKAQLFVPFQHQNKLSTLNNNCIAGFYCNLKELHQFTDCKFYIPIKKDWIIIPHKNVSWLKFDEFDIELIEYINRKFSPLCWLKKQNGEILKFFMVWW